A window of Angustibacter sp. Root456 contains these coding sequences:
- a CDS encoding RNA polymerase sigma factor — MSDPQVVLAAVVREEWGRLASLLLAQFRRLDLVEDALGDAVEAATRRWPVDGAPDNPAAWLLTTARRRVIDRVRAESMAHRKVPLLVTDAEHRQQQLAAMADPGGLVEDDVLRLVLMCTHPALAPESASALALRLVLGVSTPDIGRLFLVSEATVAARITRAKKKIVAAGIAFAVPGADVLPERLESVARTAYLAFTAGYAPGSGPDLLRAELAGEAIRLVRVVADLRPDDPTPAALLALLLLQHSRRDARVGDDGRLVLLADQDRQRWRRDEIDEALSLLGSRGLGGPLPPLAAAYVVQARIAAEHATAATAEATRWHRIIEHYDVLLQLAPSPSAQLARAVAVAEANGADAGLAALQGIQVPGSHRVAAVRAELLARRGDTDAAREAYDEAIALCRNDVEREHLCEQRRRLSASPGGGTTTA, encoded by the coding sequence GTGAGCGACCCTCAGGTCGTCCTCGCGGCGGTCGTGCGCGAGGAGTGGGGCCGCCTGGCGTCCCTGCTCCTCGCGCAGTTCCGTCGACTCGACCTCGTGGAGGACGCCCTGGGCGACGCGGTCGAGGCCGCCACGCGCCGCTGGCCGGTCGACGGCGCACCGGACAACCCGGCGGCGTGGCTGCTCACGACGGCGCGCCGCCGGGTGATCGACCGCGTGCGTGCCGAGTCGATGGCGCACCGCAAGGTGCCCCTGCTCGTCACCGACGCCGAGCACCGTCAGCAGCAGCTGGCGGCGATGGCCGACCCAGGTGGTCTCGTCGAGGACGACGTGCTGCGCCTGGTGCTCATGTGCACCCACCCGGCGCTGGCGCCGGAGTCGGCGAGCGCGCTCGCGCTGCGGCTCGTGCTGGGCGTCAGCACCCCTGACATCGGGCGGTTGTTCCTGGTCAGCGAGGCGACGGTCGCGGCTCGCATCACCCGGGCCAAGAAGAAGATCGTGGCCGCTGGCATCGCGTTCGCCGTTCCCGGCGCTGACGTGCTGCCCGAGCGGCTGGAGTCGGTGGCGCGCACCGCGTACCTCGCCTTCACCGCCGGGTACGCGCCGGGTAGCGGGCCCGACCTGCTGCGTGCGGAGCTGGCCGGTGAGGCGATCCGACTGGTGCGGGTGGTCGCCGACCTGCGCCCGGACGACCCGACCCCCGCGGCGCTGCTCGCGCTCCTCCTGCTGCAGCACTCGCGCCGGGACGCGCGGGTCGGGGACGACGGCCGGCTCGTGCTCCTCGCCGACCAGGACCGCCAGAGGTGGCGACGCGACGAGATCGACGAGGCGCTGTCGTTGCTCGGCTCTCGCGGGCTGGGAGGTCCGCTGCCGCCGCTCGCCGCGGCGTACGTCGTCCAGGCGCGGATCGCGGCCGAGCACGCGACCGCTGCCACTGCGGAAGCCACACGGTGGCACCGGATCATCGAGCACTACGACGTGTTGCTCCAGCTGGCTCCCTCACCCAGCGCCCAGCTCGCGCGGGCGGTTGCTGTGGCCGAGGCGAACGGTGCTGATGCGGGACTAGCTGCGCTGCAAGGGATCCAGGTGCCGGGCAGCCACCGGGTAGCCGCCGTCCGGGCCGAGCTGCTTGCGCGCCGGGGCGACACTGACGCCGCCCGCGAGGCCTACGACGAGGCGATCGCTCTGTGCCGCAACGACGTCGAGCGCGAGCACCTCTGCGAGCAGCGACGTCGGTTGTCGGCGTCCCCCGGTGGCGGGACCACGACGGCGTAG
- a CDS encoding VOC family protein codes for MDPRVSFITLVVRDLDRSRDFYVRGLGWAPELDVPNEVVMIRVGDKLVLSLWQEDAAVGELGPIARGDGAPPFTVAHNVSSPEDVDRVLAEAAAAGAAAPTGAIARDWGGYTGYFADPDGFRWEVAYNPGLIGQSVL; via the coding sequence ATGGACCCTCGCGTCAGCTTCATCACCCTGGTCGTGCGCGATCTCGACCGGAGCCGCGACTTCTACGTGCGTGGACTCGGTTGGGCGCCAGAGCTCGACGTGCCGAACGAGGTCGTCATGATCCGCGTCGGAGACAAGCTCGTGCTCTCGTTGTGGCAGGAGGACGCCGCAGTGGGCGAGCTCGGACCCATCGCCCGCGGCGACGGTGCGCCGCCCTTCACGGTGGCGCACAACGTCTCTTCACCCGAGGACGTCGACCGTGTGCTCGCCGAGGCGGCTGCCGCGGGGGCCGCGGCGCCGACCGGTGCGATCGCCCGCGACTGGGGCGGCTACACCGGCTACTTCGCCGACCCGGACGGCTTCCGCTGGGAGGTCGCGTACAACCCTGGTCTCATCGGCCAGTCGGTGCTCTGA